The bacterium region CTTTAAAACATCATTGCCATCCACCCTGTCCCCTGGAATACCAAACGGCACACCCGTTTTAAAAATATTATTTTGTAAGCGGCATTCCCTAATTGGCAGATGGGTTGAATAAAGGTTATTTTCGCAGGCAAAAATAATGGGCAGTTTTTTAAGGGAGGCAAAATTAAGAGATTCATAGAGCACACCTTCTCCAGTTGTTCCATCACCAAAGAAACTTACGGTTACCCGCTTTTGTTTCCTTATCTTTGAAGCCAATGCCGCACCCAGAGCTATGGAGATAGTCCCACCTACAATAGGCACTGCCCCAAGCATACCTTTTTCAGGAGCAATTAGATGCATCGACCCACCTCTACCCTTTGAACAACCTGTTTCCTTACCGTAAATCTCAGCTATAAGTTCTGGCATACTACATCCCTTAGCCAGATAATGGCCATGAGAACGATGGCTTCCGAAGATATAATCACTTTCATCTAAAGCCGCACAAACTCCTGTGGCTATTGCTTCCTCCCCAGAATAAAGGTGGCATGGGCATTTAACCTCACCCCTCAGAATAGGTTCTACTAAACTCTCCTCACATATCCGTATCCTCATCATCGTCCGATATAACCCTACCAAAAAGTTCTTATTATATTTCTTCCTCATAATTCCACACCTGCTTCCTTGTTAGAATAGTCATAATGGTTAGATATATAATTTTTAAATCTGTCCACAAGGATTGTTCTTTCACATATTTTAATTGAAGTTTGAGCTTTGTTGGACGAATCTTTTCCATATAAGTTTTTTCAGGGTCAGGGCTTCCTGATAGAACTGCCCCTTCATCTGAATTCCAAAGACAAGCCCAATCTGTAATCCCTGGACGGATACTTAAA contains the following coding sequences:
- a CDS encoding thiamine pyrophosphate-dependent dehydrogenase E1 component subunit alpha → MRKKYNKNFLVGLYRTMMRIRICEESLVEPILRGEVKCPCHLYSGEEAIATGVCAALDESDYIFGSHRSHGHYLAKGCSMPELIAEIYGKETGCSKGRGGSMHLIAPEKGMLGAVPIVGGTISIALGAALASKIRKQKRVTVSFFGDGTTGEGVLYESLNFASLKKLPIIFACENNLYSTHLPIRECRLQNNIFKTGVPFGIPGDRVDGNDVLKVYESTKAAVEICKKGNGPVFIEFLTYRLRGHVGPDDNIHGMRTDIRPKEEIERWQKKDPIKRYERFLFKNKILVKQEVEMIRKEVEQEVNNSFAFALSSSYPKEMELTKYVFKE